In Mercurialis annua linkage group LG5, ddMerAnnu1.2, whole genome shotgun sequence, a single genomic region encodes these proteins:
- the LOC126683225 gene encoding uncharacterized protein LOC126683225, which translates to MTVFYGGKQVVPVDYEAEVSQRLLEACQTGDLRSALECIGDEYVDVNFVGAVTLKCRKSEVVLRDESPSEVSFYYEEIKTDVTPLFIAVHAGNVALVKKLLSAGADVNQKLFRGFATTAAVREGHLKILEILIKAGAFQPACEEALVEASCHGQAMLVELLMNSDLIRPHVAVHALVTACCRGFADVVDILAQCDVDVNMTERALLLSSKPSLHTNVDCTALVAAVVSRQVAVVHMLLKNGASTDVKVSLGAWSWDTITGEEFRVGAGLAEPYSITCLAVEYYEITGSILRMLLKNFSPNAAHFGRTLLHHAILCGNAGAVDVLLSCGANVETSVKTKKSEFRPIHMAAHLGLSTILQCLIDSGCDLNSKTDTGDTALMISAKYRHKECLRVLAMAGADFGLVNVAGQSVSSIAEANGWSLGFQQTVLDVVRAGKFPITSNITLFSSLMLVAQAGDADALKMLITFEATDLDYQDDNGFSAVMLAASKGHVEAFRVLVYAGADVKLCNKAGETAITLSKLNQNHDLFEKVMLEFAIEKGNCYAGGFYALHCAARHGDLVAVKLLSSRGSDVNLPDGDGYTPLMLAAKEGHGSVCKLLISRGAKCEFKNARGETALSLARKYPGIKDAENAILDEIARQLVLGGSHVNKFTKKGKGGPHRKELIMLGDSGVLRWGKSKRRNVVCEEAEVGPSLSFQKNRRKSGDADIAGIFRVLTSNNKELHFVCDGGSEMAELWVRGIKLVTRTAICS; encoded by the exons ATGACGGTGTTTTACGGCGGAAAGCAGGTGGTTCCGGTTGACTACGAGGCGGAAGTTTCACAGCGGCTTCTAGAAGCATGTCAAACCGGCGATCTTAGATCGGCGCTTGAATGCATCGGCGATGAGTATGTTGACGTGAACTTTGTGGGAGCAGTTACGTTGAAATGTAGGAAAAGTGAGGTCGTACTACGCGATGAATCGCCGAGCGAAGTTAGTTTTTACTACGAAGAGATTAAAACTGACGTCACGCCTCTGTTCATTGCTGTTCATGCTGGAAATGTTGCTCTTGTCAAGAAATTGCTG AGTGCAGGGGCAGACGTGAACCAGAAACTATTCAGGGGCTTTGCGACAACAGCAGCAGTGAGGGAGGGCCATTTAAAGATACTGGAGATTTTAATCAAAGCTGGGGCATTTCAGCCAGCATGTGAAGAGGCTTTGGTAGAGGCGAGCTGTCATGGACAGGCAATGCTAGTGGAACTGCTCATGAACTCTGATTTGATCAGACCCCATGTTGCTGTACATGCCCTTGTCACTGCATGCTGTAGAGGATTTGCAGATGTTGTAGACATTCTAGCACAG TGTGATGTAGATGTAAATATGACTGAGAGAGCGTTGTTGCTGTCATCAAAGCCTTCTCTGCACACAAATGTCGACTGCACTGCACTTGTTGCTGCTGTTGTCAGCAGACAAGTGGCCGTTGTCCATATGCTGCTTAAG AATGGCGCCAGCACAGATGTTAAAGTGAGCCTAGGGGCATGGTCATGGGACACAATTACCGGAGAAGAGTTTCGAGTGGGTGCTGGACTTGCCGAGCCCTATTCTATTACCTGTTTGGCAGTGGAGTATTATGAAATTACTGGTTCCATATTGCGCATGCTACTTAAAAATTTCTCCCCTAATGCTGCTCACTTTGGGAGAACACTCCTTCACCATGCCATTCTCTGTGGTAATGCTGGAGCTGTCGATGTACTCTTGAGCTGTGGAGCCAACGTAGAGACCTCTGTCAAAACTAAGAAATCCGAGTTTCGGCCCATTCACATGGCTGCTCATTTAGGTTTATCAACAATCCTGCAATGCCTAATTGACTCAGGTTGTGATTTAAATTCTAAGACAGATACCGGCGATACAGCTTTGATGATAAGTGCAAAATACAGGCATAAAGAGTGTCTGAGAGTGTTAGCCATGGCTGGAGCTGATTTTGGCTTGGTTAATGTTGCTGGTCAATCTGTTTCTTCAATTGCTGAGGCAAATGGGTGGTCTCTCGGTTTCCAGCAGACAGTGCTTGATGTTGTTAGGGCCGGAAAATTTCCCATAACAAGCAATATTactttgttttcttctttaatGCTTGTAGCTCAAGCTGGTGATGCAGATGCCTTAAAGATGCTGATCACCTTTGAAGCGACTGATCTTGATTATCAAGATGATAATGGTTTCTCAGCAGTTATGCTTGCTGCTTCAAAGGGTCACGTTGAAGCATTTAGGGTTCTGGTTTATGCAGGGGCTGATGTAAAACTTTGTAATAAGGCCGGTGAAACTGCAATCACCTTATCTAAGCTGAACCAAAACCACGATCTATTTGAGAAAGTGATGCTTGAGTTTGCAATCGAAAAGGGCAACTGCTATGCCGGAGGGTTCTATGCATTACATTGTGCTGCTCGTCATGGAGACTTGGTGGCAGTCAAATTGTTGTCGAGCAGAGGTTCGGATGTAAATCTGCCTGACGGGGATGGCTACACACCTCTCATGTTGGCTGCTAAGGAAGGCCATGGGTCTGTATGCAAACTCTTGATTTCACGCGGGGCAAAGTGTGAATTCAAGAATGCCAGAGGCGAAACTGCGCTCTCACTAGCAAGAAAATACCCCGGAATAAAAGATGCAGAAAATGCGATACTCGACGAGATTGCTCGCCAACTGGTCTTAGGAGGTTCCCATGTGAATAAATTCACAAAGAAGGGCAAAGGAGGACCACATAGAAAAGAACTAATAATGCTGGGAGATAGCGGAGTTCTGCGATGGGGAAAGTCCAAACGCAGAAATGTTGTTTGCGAAGAGGCAGAGGTAGGACCGAGCCTTTCTTTTCAAAAGAATAGACGAAAGAGTGGCGATGCGGATATAGCCGGGATTTTCCGGGTGCTGACTAGCAACAACAAGGAGTTGCATTTTGTATGCGATGGCGGGTCGGAAATGGCTGAGCTATGGGTAAGAGGGATAAAACTAGTTACCCGGACAGCCATTTGCAGTTGA